From the Actinomycetota bacterium genome, the window GACAACGTGGGCGTCCTCCTTCGCGGGGTGGCCCGCGACGACATCGAGCGCGGCCAGGTCTTGGCGAAGCCTAAGTCCATCACCCCGCACACGGTCTTTACCGCCAAGGTATACATCCTAACCAAAGAAGAGGGCGGACGCCACACCCCCTTCTTCCAAGGATACCGCCCGCAGTTCTACTTCCGCACGACCGACGTGACCGGAGTCGCGACCCTGCCGGAAGGAACCGAGATGGTAATGCCCGGAGACAACGTCGAACTCTCGATAGAGCTTATCACCCCCATCGCCATGGAAGACGGCTTGCGCTTCGCCATTCGCGAGGGCGGCCGCACCGTCGGCGCCGGCAAGATAACCGCTATTACGAAGTAGGTTGAGCATGTACGCCGCCGCGCGGAACTTTCACAAGTCGATATCTGTGAATGAGCAGGTACCCGCGGCCCAGACGGATTTGTTTGCGCGGCGGTATTGAAAGATTTAAAAGGTCGGAGACGGAGCACCGGGAAGGCCCCGGCTCCCAATCCGGCTCTGGGTCCCGGGATCGGTAAATATGGAGGAAGTATGGCAACACAGAAAATTCGTATCAGGCTGAAAGCTTATGATCACGAGGTTGTCGATCAGTCGGCGAAAAAAATCGTCGACACGGCTCAGAGGACCGGCGCTAGAGTAGCGGGCCCGATTCCTCTGCCGACTGAAAGAAGCTTGTACACGGTGATCAGGTCGCCGCATGTCAACAAGGACTCGCGTGAGCATTTTCAGATGAAGACTCACAAGAGGTTGATTGACATTCTCGACCCGACACCCAAGACCGTGGATTCGTTGATGAGGCTGGATCTTCCGGCCGGTGTCGATATCGAGATTAAGCTCTAGAGCGGTTAGTAGTTAGTTGT encodes:
- a CDS encoding elongation factor Tu, which encodes DNVGVLLRGVARDDIERGQVLAKPKSITPHTVFTAKVYILTKEEGGRHTPFFQGYRPQFYFRTTDVTGVATLPEGTEMVMPGDNVELSIELITPIAMEDGLRFAIREGGRTVGAGKITAITK
- the rpsJ gene encoding 30S ribosomal protein S10; this encodes MATQKIRIRLKAYDHEVVDQSAKKIVDTAQRTGARVAGPIPLPTERSLYTVIRSPHVNKDSREHFQMKTHKRLIDILDPTPKTVDSLMRLDLPAGVDIEIKL